One segment of Alnus glutinosa chromosome 2, dhAlnGlut1.1, whole genome shotgun sequence DNA contains the following:
- the LOC133860342 gene encoding uncharacterized protein LOC133860342 — MGNKVGIDETVPASPVEATTSKVSEKEKVNAPPFPQRKFQDYEKVVLTEKVSAVLLRKLPPKLKDPGSFAIPCRIGDQLFDRALLDLGATIEESPMSLHLPIILGRSFMRTADTKICVKKGIVSMKVNGEKIEFKVFDALKPPQDNLDCFNIRMLQNAVEEVFQGFIR; from the exons ATGGGTAACAAGGTGGGAATTGATGAGACAGTACCAGCATCTCCAGTTGAAGCCACTACTTCCAAGGTAAGTGAAAAGGAGAAGGTGAATGCACCACCTTTCCCTCAGAG GAAGTTTCAAGACTATGAAAAAGTTGTTTTAACAGAAAAGGTAAGTGCAGTGCTATTGAGAAAGTTGCCACCAAAGCTAAAAGATCCAGGTAGTTTTGCTATTCCTTGCAGGATTGGTGACCAACTTTTTGATCGTGCATTGCTAGATTTGGGAGCAA CTATAGAAGAATCCCCTATGTCATTGCATTTAcctattattttgggaagaTCCTTTATGAGAACTGCAGATACTAAAATTTGTGTGAAAAAGGGTATTGTGAGTATGAAGGTGAACGGGGAGAAAATAGAGTTCAaagtttttgatgcattaaaACCACCCCAAGATAATCTTGATTGCTTTAATATCCGTATGCTTCAAAATGCTGTGGAGGAAGTTTTTCAG